The following coding sequences lie in one Carassius gibelio isolate Cgi1373 ecotype wild population from Czech Republic chromosome A17, carGib1.2-hapl.c, whole genome shotgun sequence genomic window:
- the LOC127933337 gene encoding ras and Rab interactor 3-like — MLSPGPSTAPSGLSKPSSPTISSPIQATLNPQTSPLPLSPPSSLTSTPTFPLVDISDNPSPDPASHPLPTSPPISCVQHSSPQLDSKPSPPPPQKLMPPQVPKPPLPAQLPSALPKSSSSAMPRPPPPPAVRPSSPPQPRPPPPVVPKPPVPTSPLSKLHKPIPPAISILEKLIKTCPVWLQLGMKQDRAMHILSKEFPGIFLVRRDASQKTMVLAVCLPDQLGEPHVKELPIKEEKSLLYLEGSVLVFENIFKLIAFYCVSRDILPFPLKLPQVIQKVAKYEDMEVISSLGSEFWNSALNCHEEVENVAGSCGALDKQGQSSSCEIQLSIGSDRLWHVNPIFIEECSNSLAPTSSTPVLRTHSLNTPVQAPPKYKRPPPLRPRPPSAPECSQHYALATPSKGEFKAVLSSPPPSGQKGEGSDCEHADREQERQRTPALSTECEKPTVLQPAQGKEGKRLSNTASHQVPPIPIRRSLSEKQASEEPTQQQVHRSTSTEAEGNILQVPVASIICLDDSMEERDKPMDSETPQVQEVLVEESKVANGASVVTREVVPQPKKTNVPVAPPRKKRFSQNLTGHVSQSFVNSLRPIPQESVLPLNSSSPSPIRHSLCINAGHPKVSDVSLYSPDGGAPPDHDSYSTSSTEEEVDTNVATGIVIKRTPTIMLDRAKQRLSMVSMANLSNVLTGFMNADRKLQKRIVELSRDGNTYFGNLVKDYRAFTLDTMRKHTSSTEMLQEIRQMITQLKSYLIQSAELQNLQEAAGYSDEKLEIITEAALSKSVLKPLRDAVYNGLKDIHSRTGNLKKLKENQQVVQGTTTTDLGVNTSVPEMAVMDKIQTKLGNMHQEYLPQKKIDLLLKTCKIIYDSMSVGCPGKAYGADDFLPVLMYVLARCNISALLLDVEYMMELMDPALQLGEGSYYLTTTYGALEHIKNFDKQAVTRQLSLEVQDSIHRWERRRTLNKARASRSSLQDFINVSFLEAGSNTKTLGLRPNTTAQDLCNQCAEKFEVLDPESYCLIMLVDGHYMPLAPEEYPLTIKSTLHHSEPRKEYYFVYRLGRWPEQESVDQTPSTAAPEESMI; from the exons ATGCTCTCCCCCGGCCCTTCCACGGCACCTTCAGGCCTTTCCAAACCCTCTTCCCCAACCATATCTTCACCAATTCAGGCAACTCTCAATCCACAaacctctcctcttcctcttagTCCTCCTTCTTCCTTGACTTCTACGCCAACCTTCCCATTGGTTGATATCTCTGACAACCCATCTCCTGACCCTGCCTCCCATCCGCTTCCAACTTCACCCCCAATCTCATGTGTACAACATTCCTCACCTCAACTTGACTCCAAACCATCCCCACCTCCCCCCCAGAAACTCATGCCTCCTCAGGTCCCAAAGCCACCCCTCCCAGCACAACTCCCCTCGGCTCTTCCTAAGAGCTCCTCCTCAGCCATGCCTAGACCACCTCCACCTCCTGCCGTTAGACCCTCATCTCCACCTCAACCCAGACCACCACCACCAGTAGTCCCAAAACCACCAGTCCCCACATCTCCATTGAGCAAGCTCCATAAACCTATTCCTCCTGCTATCAGCATCCTGGAGAAACTGATTAAGACATGTCCAGTGTGGCTTCAACTGGGAATGAAGCAGGACAGAGCCATGCATATACTGAGCAAGGAGTTCCCTGGG ATCTTTTTAGTCAGGAGGGATGCAAGTCAAAAAACGATGGTACTTGCAGTATGCCTTCCTGACCAGCTGGGGGAGCCGCATGTCAAAGAACTGCCTATAAAGGAAGAAAAGTCCT TGCTGTACCTTGAAGGGTCTGTGCTGGTGTTTGAGAATATTTTTAAACTTATTGCTTTCTACTGTGTTAGCcg gGACATCCTCCCTTTTCCTCTGAAGTTACCTCAGGTCATTCAAAAGGTAGCAAAATACGAGGACATGGAGGTAATCTCTTCACTAGGCTCAG AGTTCTGGAACTCAGCTCTGAATTGTCATGAGGAAGTGGAAAACGTTGCTGGTAGCTGTGGTGCATTGGATAAGCAGGGACAAAGCAGCTCCTGTGAAATTCAGCTTTCCATTGGCAGTGACCGGCTTTGGCATGTCAACCCAATTTTCATTGAAGAATGCAGCAACAGCTTAGCACCCACCTCTTCTACCCCTGTTTTGAGAACCCATAGTCTCAACACACCAGTCCAGGCTCCGCCCAAATATAAAAGGCCACCCCCACTACGTCCTCGTCCACCCAGTGCACCTGAGTGTTCTCAACACTATGCATTAGCCACACCTTCAAAAGGGGAGTTCAAGGCAGTTCTCAGTTCTCCACCCCCTTCAGGCCAGAAAGGGGAAGGAAGTGACTGTGAGCATGCAGACAGAGAACAAGAGAGACAGCGAACTCCTGCCCTAAGCACTGAGTGTGAAAAACCCACTGTCTTACAGCCAGCTCAGGGCAAAGAAGGAAAACGGCTTTCTAATACGGCTTCACATCAAGTTCCTCCAATACCAATCCGAAGGAGTCTATCTGAAAAACAAGCTTCAGAGGAACCAACGCAGCAGCAAGTCCACCGCAGCACCTCCACAGAAGCAGAGGGCAATATTCTGCAAGTCCCTGTAGCATCCATCATTTGCCTAGATGACAGTATGGAAGAAAGGGACAAGCCTATGGATTCAGAGACTCCGCAAGTTCAGGAAGTGCTAGTGGAAGAATCTAAGGTAGCAAATGGAGCTTCAGTGGTGACTCGAGAGGTAGTACCTCAACCGAAGAAGACTAATGTTCCAGTTGCGCCTCCCAGGAAGAAAAGATTCTCTCAGAATCTGACCGGACATGTCTCCCAAAGCTTTGTAAACTCACTTAGACCAATCCCACAGGAGTCCGTTCTTCCTTTAAACTCAAGCAGCCCCAGTCCCATCCGCCACTCGCTCTGCATCAATGCTGGTCATCCCAAAGTCTCGGATGTTTCACTGTACTCTCCTGATGGTGGAGCACCACCAGACCATGACTCCTACTCAACCAGCAGCACAGAGGAGGAGGTAGATACCAATGTGGCGACAGGTATTGTCATCAAGAGGACCCCAACAATTATGTTAGACCGTGCCAAGCAACGACTTTCAATGGTGTCTATGGCAAACCTCTCCAATGTCCTCACAGGCTTCATGAACGCCGACCGTAAGTTGCAGAAGCGCATTGTTGAACTTTCCCGGGATGGAAACACATACTTTGGGAACCTTGTTAAGGATTATCGAGCTTTCACTTTGGACACCATGCGGAAACACACCTCCAGCACAGAGATGCTCCAAGAGATCAGGCAGATGATAACCCAACTGAAAAGCTATCTGATCCAGAGTGCAGAGCTGCAAAATCTACAGGAAGCAGCTGGTTATTCCGATGAGAAACTGG AGATCATTACTGAAGCAGCACTTTCCAAAAGTGTCCTGAAACCCTTACGAGATGCAGTGTATAACGGACTGAAGGATATCCACTCCCGTACAGGAAATTTGAAGAAACTAAAAGAAAACCAGCAAGTGGTCCAGGGGACGACCACCACAGACCTGGGGGTCAACACCAGTGTTCCTGAAATGGCCGTTATGGACAAAATTCAAACAAAGCTTGGTAACATGCACCAAGAATATTTGCCTCAGAAGAAGATCGACTTGCTCCTCAAGACCTGCAAAATCATCTATGATTCCATGTCTGTGGGCTGTCCAG gAAAGGCTTACGGGGCTGATGACTTCTTGCCTGTGCTGATGTATGTTTTGGCACGCTGTAACATCAGCGCACTGCTGCTGGATGTGGAGTACATGATGGAGCTAATGGATCCGGCACTGCAGCTCGGAGAgg GTTCGTATTATCTTACCACCACTTATGGAGCTCTGGAGCATATAAAAAATTTTGATAAACAAGCTGTGACCAGACAGCTGAGTTTAGAGGTCCAAGACTCCATCCACCGCTGGGAGCGCCGCCGCACCTTAAACAAAGCCAGAGCTTCACGCTCCTCTCTACAG GACTTCATTAACGTGTCCTTCCTGGAGGCTGGATCCAACACCAAGACCTTGGGATTGCGTCCCAACACTACCGCTCAGGACCTGTGCAATCAGTGTGCGGAGAAGTTTGAGGTGTTGGATCCTGAGTCTTATTGCCTTATCATGCTTGTGGATGGCCATTACATGCCTTTGGCTCCTGAGGAGTATCCTCTCACGATCAAGTCCACTTTGCACCACAGTGAGCCACGTAAGGAATATTATTTTGTCTACCGCCTCGGTCGCTGGCCTGAACAAGAGTCTGTGGACCAGACACCATCAACAGCAGCACCTGAAGAGAGTATGATATGa
- the LOC128031426 gene encoding tuberoinfundibular peptide of 39 residues-like: protein MLHVYLLYLSQLYRNILPILCLQMVTLFLPPRPALLFLVLLSVTLMTSAFPQPQLRPLQSNLPAIGQEDSKGEQWEVLYPSISLRDWSIQMLTAPDFGAAKSGAEQLVGENWFPLSQSQMEEELVKGWPGNWPSRLGHQQKRNIVVADDAAFREKSKLLTAMERQKWLNSYMQKLLVVNSK from the exons ATGTTGCACGTGTATCTTCTCTACCTCTCCCAACTGTACAgaaatattttaccaatattatGTCTGCAGATGGTGACTTTATTCTTGCCGCCTCGTCCTGCCCTGTTGTTCTTAGTCCTCTTGAGTGTGACTCTGATGACTTCAGCATTTCCCCAGCCTCAACTTCGACCTCTGCAAAG TAACTTGCCTGCTATTGGTCAAGAGGATTCCAAAGGTGAACAGTGGGAAGTGCTGTACCCCTCCATCTCACTCCGTGATTGGAGCATTCAGATGCTGACCGCCCCAGATTTTGGTGCAGCTAAGTCTGGGGCAGAACAGCTGGTGGGGGAAAATTGGTTTCCGCTCAGCCAGTCGCAGATGGAGGAGGAGCTGGTGAAGGGCTGGCCGGGGAACTGGCCTTCAAGGCTGGGTCACCAGCAGAAGAGAAACATAGTGGTAGCAGATGACGCTGCATTTAGAGAGAAGAGTAAGCTTTTGACAGCAATGGAAAGACAGAAATGGCTCAATTCCTATATGCAGAAACTCTTAGTAGTTAATTCCAAGTAA
- the LOC127933526 gene encoding transmembrane protein 121-like, with protein sequence MVLPSPDKRHVCLTTIVIMTSMAFMDAYLVEQNQGPRKIGVCIIVLVGDICFLIVLRYVAVWVGAEVRTAKRGYAMILWFLYIFVLEIKLYFVFQNYKADRKSLETVARKALTLLLSVCVPGLYLVLVALDSMEYVRTFRKKEDMRGRLFWVALDLLDVLDIQANLWEPQRTGLPIWAEGLMFFYCYILLLILPCVSLSEISVQGEHVSPQKMMLYPILSLVTINIVTILIRGVNMVLFQDSRVSTIFIGKNVVAIATKACTFLEYRRQVKEFPPQDPAGIAMEIQQNSVPHNQTLPNATTTLPEEPSPAREVIDT encoded by the coding sequence ATGGTTCTGCCGTCACCTGACAAGCGTCATGTGTGTTTAACCACCATTGTGATCATGACCAGCATGGCCTTCATGGATGCCTACCTTGTGGAGCAGAATCAGGGCCCGCGGAAAATTGGGGTCTGCATCATCGTCTTGGTTGGAGATATTTGCTTTCTTATAGTCCTACGTTACGTGGCGGTGTGGGTTGGTGCTGAGGTGAGGACTGCGAAACGTGGCTATGCCATGATCCTCTGGTTCCTCTACATCTTTGTTCTGGAGATCAAGCTCTACTTTGTCTTCCAGAACTATAAGGCTGATCGTAAAAGTCTGGAGACAGTAGCTCGGAAGGCGTTGACTTTGTTGCTCTCGGTTTGTGTACCCGGTCTCTACCTTGTCCTGGTTGCGCTTGACAGCATGGAGTACGTAAGAACCTTCCGGAAGAAGGAGGACATGCGGGGTCGACTCTTTTGGGTCGCGCTTGACCTTCTGGATGTCCTGGACATCCAGGCTAACCTTTGGGAGCCACAAAGGACAGGTCTGCCCATCTGGGCCGAGGGTCTGATGTTTTTCTACTGCTACATCCTGTTGCTTATCCTGCCTTGTGTTTCTCTGAGCGAGATCAGTGTGCAGGGCGAGCATGTGTCACCTCAGAAGATGATGCTCTACCCGATCCTCAGCTTGGTGACCATCAACATTGTCACCATCCTCATTCGAGGTGTCAACATGGTGCTGTTCCAAGACAGCAGAGTCTCGACCATCTTCATCGGAAAGAACGTTGTTGCCATTGCCACTAAAGCCTGCACCTTCCTGGAGTACCGGCGACAAGTTAAAGAGTTCCCCCCACAAGATCCAGCTGGGATAGCCATGGAGATACAGCAGAACTCTGTGCCACACAATCAAACTCTACCAAACGCCACGACCACCCTCCCAGAAGAGCCCTCACCGGCCCGTGAGGTCATTGACACGTGA